CGTGGGAGACTGCAGGATGAAATCGCTCGGCAGTACGCTGAGAGCGAGAAAAAGAATTCGACCGGGATACGCAGGCGATGCGTCGAGGCGACGCGCCGCCGGCCGGTCAGTCGTCCGTCTCCGCGGGACGGTCCCCTTCCCGGCCGCTTTCGTGGACGAGCCGAACGGCCTCGGGATAGCCGACCCACTCGAGCGGCGACGGGCTCCGATACTCCGTTCCCTGACCGTAGGGAACCGGGAGTCGTAGGCCTTATACTCGCGATGAAAACCCGAATTCGGGGCGAGTAGCGATCCGGACGCGGGCCGCGGACGCTTCGACTCAGTCGCTCGCTTCGGGGGCGTCGGCCGGATCGACGACCTCGCCCGTCGCGGGGTAGACGCCCACCTGCTCGCACAGATCGGCCATCGGGCAGGCGTCGGGATCCTCGAGGCAGGCCGGCTTGCGCGCCGTGCAGTACTCGCGGCCGAACTGGATCGTCGCGGTGTGGCCGAATCCGCACTTGGCGGCGGGCACCTCGCGCTCGAGCACCGCGCGAACGCCCTCGTGGTCGGCGTCGGCCGGCGCGATGCCCGTGCGGCGGTAGATCCGGTGGACGTGGGTGTCGACGGGGAAGACGCCGCCGCGACCGCCCGCGAACAGCAGGACGCAGTCGGCGGTCTTCGGGCCGACGCCGCGAACCGAGAGGAGCGTCTCCCGGACCGCGGCGGGCTCCTCGTCCCTGACGAACGCGTCGAACGCCGCGGCGGAGCCGAACTCCTCGAGGACCCACTCGGCGGTCCTGATCAGCACCTCCGATTTTTGGTTGTAGAGGCCCGCGGAGCTGATCGTCTCCGCGAGGCGCGACTGTTCAGCGTCTGCGAGCGACTCGGCGAGGTCGACATCGGGACCGTCATACCTGTCGATCAGCGCGTCGTGGGCCGGCTGGCTCGCCTTGTCGCTGGTGTTCTGGCTCAGGATCGTGCGGACGAGGCACGTGAAGGCGTCCTGGCCGCCGTACGTTTTCTGCCAGTACAGTTCTCCGAGTCGGTCGACGACTTCCTCCGCTCGGGTGTCGGCCGTCGCCGGGTCGAACTCGGCCGCGGCGCCGCCGCCCTCGACGCCGCCGCTGATGTTGACGGCGGGTTCGTCGTCGTCGCTCATACGCGTCGATAGGTCCCGGTGATACGTGTGGATACCGATCTCGATCGGAGTCGAACCCCTGTTCGCGATTCGTTTCGGTATCGAAACCCCGTGAATATCCATCTCCACGGGGGATACCCTATCGGTATATTTTATAATATATCGGAATTATAAAACATATTATTTTGATGTCCCGCCGATTCGAGTGATGTTCGACGAGTACCAACGGCGAACGGTCGTTCGCGGAATCGGCGGTGCAGCGATCGGATCGGTTCTCGGCTCGGGGGCTGCTTCGGCGGCTGACGACTCGACCGAAGCGACAGCTGACGGACGGCGTCGATTTGGATTTTCGAGACGGTCTACAACGATCAGGGCCTGTTCGTTCAACGTTCGGTACGATAACCCGTCCGACGAGCACTCGTGGGACGAGCGTTTGGGTCGGGTCACTGAGACCGTCACCGAGGCCGAGCCCGATCTCCTCGGCGTTCAGGAGGCGCTCGCGAACCAGTACGACGACCTCCGGAACCGACTCGAGGCGTACGAATGGTACGGTGTCGGTCGGGACGACGGCGACCGCGAGGGCGAAATGGTCCCCGTCGCGTGGCGAGCGGATCGGTTCGAGATGCTCGACCGGGGCGCATTCTGGCTCTCGGAGACGCCGGCGGAACCGAGCGTCGGCTGGGACGCAGACCTACCGCGCGTGACGACGTGGGCGAGCCTGCGCCACCGCGAGAGCGGCCGCCGGATCTGGTTCTGCAACACCCACTTCTCTCACGTGAGCGAGACAGCGCGCGCCGAGTCGGCGCGACTCATCCTCGAGCGAGCGCGTGAGCGGGCGGCCGACGGAATGGACGTCGTCGCGATGGGCGACTTCAACGCGAAGCCGAGTCGTAACCCGTATCGGATCATGACCGGACTGAACGACGACGAGACGTCGCCACTCGTCGATCCCCGTCGCGAGGCCGATACGGCAACCGTCGCCGGCCCGTGGGGGACGTACCACGGCTTCACGAACCGGGTCGGCGATCGAATCGACTACGTCTTCACGGG
This portion of the Haloterrigena gelatinilytica genome encodes:
- a CDS encoding endonuclease/exonuclease/phosphatase family protein; the encoded protein is MRACSFNVRYDNPSDEHSWDERLGRVTETVTEAEPDLLGVQEALANQYDDLRNRLEAYEWYGVGRDDGDREGEMVPVAWRADRFEMLDRGAFWLSETPAEPSVGWDADLPRVTTWASLRHRESGRRIWFCNTHFSHVSETARAESARLILERARERAADGMDVVAMGDFNAKPSRNPYRIMTGLNDDETSPLVDPRREADTATVAGPWGTYHGFTNRVGDRIDYVFTGDTATVNWYRTLPILEDAYRSDHLPVLTELEYGPRWGSGRKRRTGRRD
- a CDS encoding endonuclease III domain-containing protein → MSDDDEPAVNISGGVEGGGAAAEFDPATADTRAEEVVDRLGELYWQKTYGGQDAFTCLVRTILSQNTSDKASQPAHDALIDRYDGPDVDLAESLADAEQSRLAETISSAGLYNQKSEVLIRTAEWVLEEFGSAAAFDAFVRDEEPAAVRETLLSVRGVGPKTADCVLLFAGGRGGVFPVDTHVHRIYRRTGIAPADADHEGVRAVLEREVPAAKCGFGHTATIQFGREYCTARKPACLEDPDACPMADLCEQVGVYPATGEVVDPADAPEASD